The following are encoded together in the Clostridium sp. BJN0013 genome:
- a CDS encoding TrkA family potassium uptake protein, translating to MKKKQYLVVGLGRFGKSIARTLYELGNDVLAVDSREDNVQDITPYVTQAVEADATEEENLKALGVNNFDVAIIIGADIQSSVIVTLLLKEMGMKFVLAKANTDLHAKILYKIGADKVVFPEKDTAVRIAHNLVSNNMLDFIALSPEYRVAEILCIKKWIGKNLEQLNIRSKYGINIIMIKRGDDINVSPASDFVFLEGDIVVAIGGQKEIEKLENSI from the coding sequence ATGAAAAAAAAGCAGTATTTAGTTGTGGGCCTGGGGAGGTTTGGAAAATCAATAGCTAGAACTCTCTATGAACTTGGAAATGATGTACTTGCAGTGGATTCAAGAGAAGATAATGTTCAGGATATAACTCCTTATGTGACACAGGCAGTTGAGGCAGATGCCACTGAGGAGGAGAATCTTAAGGCACTTGGGGTGAATAATTTTGATGTAGCTATAATAATAGGTGCCGACATTCAAAGTAGTGTTATAGTTACCTTATTGTTAAAGGAAATGGGTATGAAATTTGTACTTGCCAAGGCCAATACAGATTTACATGCAAAGATTCTATATAAAATAGGAGCTGATAAAGTTGTTTTCCCTGAAAAAGATACAGCTGTTAGAATTGCTCATAATCTGGTATCAAATAATATGTTGGATTTTATAGCATTATCCCCTGAATATAGAGTAGCGGAAATACTATGTATAAAAAAATGGATTGGAAAAAATTTAGAGCAATTGAATATAAGGTCTAAGTATGGAATAAATATTATAATGATAAAAAGAGGGGACGATATAAATGTATCACCTGCTTCAGATTTTGTATTTTTGGAAGGGGATATAGTTGTAGCTATAGGGGGACAAAAAGAAATTGAAAAATTGGAAAATAGCATTTGA